One genomic segment of Pedobacter endophyticus includes these proteins:
- a CDS encoding type II toxin-antitoxin system HicB family antitoxin encodes MLKLLSGTSDNQKFEIIIYWSAEDDRFIAEVPELAGCMADGMTQVEALNNTHVVIQEWIDTAVSLGREVPTQKGKLMYA; translated from the coding sequence ATGTTGAAATTGCTTTCGGGTACTTCTGATAACCAGAAATTTGAGATAATCATTTATTGGAGTGCAGAAGATGATAGGTTTATCGCAGAAGTGCCTGAGTTGGCCGGATGTATGGCAGATGGAATGACACAGGTAGAGGCGCTAAACAACACACATGTAGTTATTCAAGAATGGATAGATACGGCGGTGAGCCTGGGCCGGGAGGTTCCAACTCAAAAAGGCAAACTCATGTACGCTTAA
- a CDS encoding DUF4199 domain-containing protein: MDKSAQISQLSLKYGFILAAVSIVLSLTLHFVNPVLVYTNFMVSIGIFIVFIALLVISGINIRKEIGGFWTFGEAFKAFLIISLILAITATLYNFVLMKFIDPDLPARAAAAIEDAQRAMMAKFGLGNDEIDAALEKGGNMQEKLEPNFKNTFTSFGVSIASYGIISLILAAILKRKEPETFNTFPTEA, encoded by the coding sequence ATGGACAAAAGTGCTCAAATTTCCCAACTATCGCTTAAATACGGCTTCATCCTTGCGGCAGTTTCAATCGTATTATCGCTTACCTTACATTTTGTAAATCCGGTATTGGTTTACACCAATTTTATGGTTTCGATCGGAATTTTTATCGTTTTTATTGCGTTACTGGTTATTTCTGGAATCAACATTCGCAAGGAGATTGGTGGGTTTTGGACTTTTGGCGAGGCATTCAAAGCTTTTTTAATTATATCGCTAATTTTGGCGATAACGGCTACACTTTACAATTTTGTATTGATGAAGTTTATCGACCCTGATTTGCCGGCGAGAGCAGCTGCCGCTATTGAGGATGCTCAACGGGCAATGATGGCTAAATTTGGCCTGGGTAATGACGAAATTGATGCCGCACTGGAAAAGGGTGGAAATATGCAGGAAAAGCTTGAGCCTAACTTCAAAAACACGTTTACTAGCTTTGGCGTTTCTATCGCATCATATGGTATAATCTCATTGATTTTGGCTGCAATATTAAAAAGAAAAGAACCTGAAACCTTTAATACCTTCCCAACGGAGGCATAA